One Streptosporangium sp. NBC_01495 DNA window includes the following coding sequences:
- a CDS encoding transcriptional regulator, which produces MPNPPHATSADLLALHTLRCVGFAGLARVAEATGLPEADVESELIDLAVAGLVTYAAGDFGGWGLTEAGRVEDAKRISAELDTAGTRTVVAEAYDDFLVLNPELLDLCTAWQMRFVDGVAIPNDHTDPAYDSRVLDRFADFNRRADVACAGLYAAMLRFQRYQARLTDALARAGAGELDYVSDNLESYHTVWFQLHEDLLVTLGIPRH; this is translated from the coding sequence GTGCCGAACCCACCCCACGCGACCAGCGCCGACCTGCTGGCGCTCCACACGCTTCGCTGCGTCGGGTTCGCCGGCCTCGCCCGCGTGGCCGAGGCGACGGGGCTCCCCGAGGCCGATGTCGAATCCGAGCTGATCGATCTCGCGGTGGCCGGCCTCGTCACGTACGCCGCGGGTGACTTCGGTGGATGGGGTCTCACCGAGGCCGGTCGCGTCGAGGACGCCAAGCGGATCTCCGCCGAGCTCGACACGGCGGGCACCCGGACCGTGGTGGCCGAGGCGTACGACGACTTCCTCGTGCTCAACCCGGAGCTGCTGGATCTCTGCACGGCGTGGCAGATGCGGTTCGTCGACGGTGTCGCGATACCGAACGACCACACCGACCCGGCCTACGACTCCCGGGTCCTGGACCGGTTCGCGGACTTCAATCGGCGTGCCGACGTCGCCTGCGCGGGCCTGTACGCGGCGATGCTCCGGTTCCAGCGGTATCAGGCCCGGCTCACCGACGCGCTCGCGCGCGCCGGGGCCGGCGAGCTGGACTACGTGTCGGACAACCTTGAGTCGTACCACACCGTGTGGTTCCAGCTCCACGAAGACCTGCTCGTCACCCTGGGCATCCCGCGACACTGA
- a CDS encoding pyruvate, phosphate dikinase — protein sequence MAWIHPLSEDVEETASVLGGKGYGLVVLRRLGVPVPPGFVIGTGACRAFLRDGRFPDGLDAELASAVSGLEAATRRRLGGSERPLAVSVRSGGSVSMPGMMNTILNLGLTTETTAGLAAETGDPRFALDSRLRFLSGFASAVFGVEPESLEAVAREVAGRGDGNGDEETRLADAIRGVEALIGGRAGGSVPDDATEQLEPAIRAVFSSWDTPRARTYRALHDIPHELGTAVIVQAMVFGNRDDHSGTGVAFSRDPNTGERVPFGEVLFGRQGEDVVSGRSTTRPLADLAEREPAVWTGLLEAMNRLEEHYRDTCYVEFTFEAGELWILQTRPGNLVGRAAVRVAVDLADEGVIGRREALLRVSPHHLRHARTPRMETADASDLFTRGLGACPGVAVGRVATTADKAARMAADGPVILVRPHTSPLDMHGLAAAAGVVTARGGPTSHAAVVARAMGKPAVVGAADLTVDVAAACVRAGGRTLPEGTLITIDGTGGEVLVGGHRPATATTDSHLHRLLEWADEVSGVDSGRDEAERLTAARAVLLAVTA from the coding sequence ATGGCCTGGATTCACCCGCTTTCTGAGGACGTCGAGGAGACCGCGAGCGTCCTTGGCGGCAAGGGGTACGGCCTGGTCGTGCTGCGACGGCTTGGGGTGCCCGTGCCCCCCGGGTTCGTCATCGGCACCGGGGCGTGTCGCGCCTTCCTCCGTGACGGGCGGTTTCCAGACGGCCTCGACGCCGAGCTGGCGTCCGCCGTCTCCGGGCTCGAAGCCGCCACGCGACGGCGCCTTGGCGGCTCCGAGCGGCCACTGGCGGTGTCGGTGCGCTCGGGCGGCAGCGTGTCGATGCCCGGCATGATGAACACGATCCTCAACCTCGGTCTAACCACCGAGACCACGGCGGGGCTGGCGGCCGAGACGGGCGACCCGCGCTTCGCGCTCGACTCGCGCCTGCGGTTCCTGTCCGGTTTCGCCTCGGCGGTCTTCGGCGTGGAGCCGGAGAGCCTGGAAGCCGTGGCGCGCGAGGTGGCCGGACGCGGCGACGGCAACGGCGACGAGGAGACACGCCTCGCCGACGCGATCCGAGGCGTCGAGGCCCTCATCGGCGGACGGGCCGGCGGATCGGTGCCGGACGACGCGACGGAGCAACTGGAGCCGGCCATCCGGGCCGTGTTCTCCTCCTGGGACACACCGCGCGCCAGAACCTACCGCGCACTGCACGACATCCCACACGAACTCGGCACGGCCGTCATCGTGCAGGCCATGGTGTTCGGGAATCGCGACGACCACAGCGGCACCGGTGTCGCGTTCAGCCGCGACCCCAACACCGGGGAGCGCGTCCCGTTCGGTGAGGTCCTGTTCGGCCGCCAGGGCGAGGACGTCGTCTCCGGGAGGTCGACGACCCGGCCGCTGGCCGACCTGGCCGAACGGGAGCCGGCGGTGTGGACCGGCCTTCTGGAGGCGATGAACCGGCTCGAGGAGCACTACCGCGACACGTGCTACGTGGAGTTCACCTTCGAGGCGGGCGAGCTGTGGATCCTGCAGACGCGGCCAGGCAACCTCGTCGGGCGCGCCGCCGTCCGCGTCGCGGTCGACCTGGCCGACGAGGGCGTCATCGGCCGCCGCGAGGCACTGCTCCGGGTATCTCCGCACCACCTCCGCCACGCCCGTACGCCCCGGATGGAGACGGCCGACGCGAGTGACCTTTTTACCCGAGGGCTGGGTGCCTGCCCGGGGGTCGCGGTCGGCAGGGTGGCGACCACCGCCGACAAGGCGGCGCGGATGGCCGCCGACGGCCCGGTCATCCTGGTCCGTCCACACACCTCCCCGCTCGACATGCACGGCCTGGCCGCCGCCGCGGGAGTCGTCACCGCCAGGGGCGGGCCGACCAGCCACGCCGCCGTCGTCGCGCGGGCGATGGGCAAACCCGCCGTCGTGGGAGCCGCGGATCTCACAGTCGACGTCGCCGCCGCCTGCGTGCGAGCCGGTGGACGCACCCTCCCGGAGGGCACGCTCATCACCATTGACGGGACCGGCGGAGAGGTCCTCGTCGGTGGCCACCGCCCCGCCACGGCCACGACCGACTCCCACCTGCACCGCCTGCTCGAATGGGCCGACGAGGTCTCGGGCGTCGACTCGGGCCGCGACGAGGCGGAACGCCTCACGGCGGCCCGCGCGGTCCTTCTTGCTGTGACCGCATAG
- a CDS encoding MarR family winged helix-turn-helix transcriptional regulator, with amino-acid sequence MAVDGAQLWTLNQRLLSVVMDACSAELAELGLETKEFFVLAEVAASPYPAELAAALMIPKASVTVYVRNLVAKGFIRREIDDEDLRRHRLILTAEGETARDRALSALAAEFDRRLARITPQDRTDLQRILLEMLKSPE; translated from the coding sequence GTGGCGGTTGACGGGGCGCAACTGTGGACACTGAACCAGCGTCTGCTGAGCGTCGTGATGGATGCCTGCAGCGCTGAACTGGCCGAGCTTGGGCTGGAGACGAAGGAGTTCTTCGTGCTGGCCGAGGTGGCCGCGTCGCCGTACCCTGCCGAACTCGCGGCGGCGCTGATGATCCCTAAAGCGAGCGTGACGGTCTACGTCCGCAACCTCGTCGCAAAGGGGTTCATACGGCGCGAGATCGACGACGAGGACCTGCGGCGGCATCGGCTTATACTGACTGCCGAGGGCGAGACGGCGCGGGACCGCGCGCTCTCAGCGCTCGCGGCGGAGTTCGACCGCAGGCTGGCGAGGATTACCCCGCAGGACCGCACCGATCTGCAGCGCATCCTTCTGGAGATGCTCAAGTCGCCAGAATGA
- a CDS encoding alpha/beta hydrolase, whose product MLQHITIPRGPIDLAADLYLPDSIDDAAPLRAVVLSTPGSSVKEQIGANYASRLAARGVAALVFDPAHQGQSGGKPRDLEDPYRRGEDISYAIDALSTIPGIDPERIGVLGICAGGGYAVHTARTDHRIKAVGTVVPGNMGTSFRSFQPDGAAAALDTMADARIEETRSGELTRVNWLPDTLEEATAVGLTDIDTTQAITYYRTERGRNEHSTNRRLARGDSLLLGYDAYHLVDQLMTQPLQVILAGRIGNTGSYESGMQLWKLAPNPVDLMVIDGAGHYEMYDEPEYVDAAVDRLVNFYLNNL is encoded by the coding sequence ATGCTTCAGCACATCACGATCCCGCGCGGACCGATCGATCTCGCGGCCGACCTCTACCTGCCCGACAGCATCGACGATGCGGCGCCGCTGCGCGCCGTGGTGCTCTCCACGCCCGGCAGTAGCGTGAAGGAGCAGATCGGCGCGAACTACGCATCCCGTCTCGCCGCCCGCGGCGTCGCGGCGCTCGTGTTCGACCCCGCCCATCAAGGTCAGAGCGGCGGAAAGCCCCGCGACCTCGAAGACCCCTACCGCCGCGGTGAGGACATCTCCTACGCGATCGACGCGCTCAGCACGATCCCCGGCATCGACCCGGAGCGCATCGGCGTCCTCGGCATCTGCGCCGGCGGAGGCTACGCAGTGCACACCGCCCGCACGGACCATCGCATCAAGGCGGTCGGCACGGTCGTCCCAGGCAACATGGGCACGTCGTTCCGCAGCTTCCAGCCGGATGGCGCGGCGGCCGCACTCGACACCATGGCCGACGCGCGCATCGAAGAGACCCGCTCCGGCGAGCTGACCCGCGTGAACTGGCTGCCCGACACCTTGGAGGAAGCCACAGCAGTCGGGCTGACCGATATCGACACGACCCAGGCAATCACCTACTACCGCACCGAGCGGGGCAGGAACGAACACTCCACGAACCGCCGTCTCGCGCGCGGCGACTCGCTGCTGCTGGGCTACGACGCGTATCACCTGGTCGACCAGCTCATGACCCAGCCGCTGCAGGTCATCCTCGCCGGACGCATCGGCAACACCGGCTCCTACGAGTCCGGCATGCAGTTGTGGAAGCTGGCACCCAACCCGGTCGACCTCATGGTGATCGACGGCGCCGGCCACTACGAGATGTACGACGAGCCCGAGTACGTCGACGCCGCCGTCGACCGGCTCGTCAACTTTTACTTGAACAACCTGTAA
- a CDS encoding FAD-dependent oxidoreductase: MNNPDRIETEIAVIGAGLMGSATAWELARRGHAVTLVEAYDIGHRRGSSHGTSRIYRRAYADPEYVRLTGLAGELWRELENDTGAALLRVTGGLDLGAGRDPEGIARLLAEAGVPHELLSPGAATERWPFMRFDGPVLHHPEAGTVDADATGAAAVGRAAELGAQVITGVRFTGAESLPGGHVRLRTEGPEGTEGPEVTAATVVVAAGAWLPELAGPLGVPLGLPPLRVTQQQVFHFRSRDPETRWPIFIHDGDTQIYGLPSGGDGGPLPAVKVAQHDAGKPATASTRDGVVDPASRATVTAHVRTWLPGLDPVPVAEASCLYTVTPDDDFILDRVGPFVIASPCSGHGAKFAPLIGQMTADLALGHTTPHPRFALRRFTGIG, encoded by the coding sequence ATGAACAACCCCGACCGGATCGAGACGGAGATCGCCGTGATCGGCGCCGGGCTGATGGGCTCGGCCACGGCGTGGGAGCTCGCCCGTCGCGGTCACGCCGTCACCCTCGTCGAGGCGTACGACATCGGCCACCGGCGCGGCAGCTCGCACGGCACCTCACGGATCTACCGCCGGGCCTACGCCGACCCGGAGTACGTGCGCCTCACCGGCCTGGCCGGGGAGCTTTGGCGCGAGCTGGAGAACGACACCGGGGCGGCGCTGCTCCGCGTCACCGGCGGCCTCGACCTCGGCGCCGGGCGCGACCCCGAGGGGATCGCCCGCCTGCTGGCGGAGGCGGGCGTGCCGCACGAACTGCTCTCTCCCGGCGCCGCGACCGAGCGGTGGCCGTTCATGCGCTTCGACGGGCCGGTGCTGCACCACCCGGAGGCGGGTACGGTCGACGCCGACGCGACGGGGGCCGCCGCGGTGGGCCGGGCGGCCGAGCTGGGCGCCCAGGTGATCACCGGCGTACGCTTCACCGGCGCGGAGTCCCTGCCCGGCGGGCACGTCCGGCTGCGCACCGAGGGCCCCGAGGGCACAGAGGGCCCGGAGGTCACCGCCGCCACCGTCGTCGTCGCCGCGGGCGCCTGGCTGCCGGAACTCGCCGGACCGCTGGGCGTGCCGTTGGGACTGCCCCCGCTGCGGGTGACCCAGCAGCAGGTCTTCCACTTCCGCTCGCGCGACCCGGAAACCCGCTGGCCCATCTTCATCCACGACGGCGACACGCAGATCTACGGGCTTCCCTCCGGCGGCGACGGCGGCCCCCTGCCCGCGGTGAAGGTCGCCCAGCACGACGCGGGTAAACCCGCCACCGCCTCCACCAGGGACGGCGTCGTCGACCCGGCCTCCCGCGCCACGGTGACCGCCCACGTCCGGACGTGGCTGCCCGGTCTCGACCCGGTTCCGGTCGCCGAGGCGAGCTGCCTCTACACCGTCACCCCCGACGACGACTTCATCCTCGACCGCGTCGGCCCCTTCGTCATCGCCTCCCCCTGCTCGGGCCACGGCGCCAAGTTCGCCCCCCTGATCGGCCAGATGACCGCCGACCTGGCCCTCGGCCACACCACCCCCCACCCCCGCTTCGCCCTGCGCCGCTTCACCGGAATCGGCTGA